One genomic region from Amycolatopsis sp. FBCC-B4732 encodes:
- a CDS encoding CoA-binding protein: MTHDVGAVERRAILNRTKSVTIVGASANPARPSYFVATYLLSSTRYEVNFVNPRLDTLLGKPVYASLEDVPGELDLISVFRKHDDLPQVAGEVVDAGARTLWLQLGLWHEPAADRAREAGLDVVMNRCVKIEHARFAGGLHLAGFNTGVISSRRQSAP, from the coding sequence ATGACCCACGACGTCGGGGCCGTCGAGCGGCGCGCGATCTTGAACCGGACGAAGTCGGTGACGATCGTCGGCGCGTCCGCCAACCCGGCGCGGCCCAGCTACTTCGTCGCGACCTACCTGCTTTCCTCGACGCGGTACGAGGTCAACTTCGTCAACCCGCGCCTGGACACGCTGCTCGGGAAGCCGGTGTACGCGTCGCTCGAGGACGTCCCGGGCGAGCTGGACCTGATCAGCGTCTTCCGCAAGCACGACGACCTGCCGCAGGTGGCCGGCGAGGTCGTCGACGCCGGCGCGCGGACGCTGTGGCTGCAACTCGGGTTGTGGCACGAGCCGGCCGCCGACCGGGCGCGGGAGGCCGGGCTCGACGTCGTGATGAACCGGTGCGTGAAGATCGAGCACGCGCGCTTCGCCGGCGGGCTGCACCTGGCGGGGTTCAACACCGGCGTGATCAGCTCGCGGCGGCAGTCGGCGCCTTAG
- a CDS encoding MBL fold metallo-hydrolase, with protein sequence MTLGITLSGGPTALLELGGVRLLTDPTFDAPGDHPVGERVLVKTEDSVLSEAAVGVVDAVLLSHDQHPDNLDDRGRAYLATVPLTLITPSGAARLGGTARGLAPWEETRVGPLTVTAVPALHGPEGASRVTGDVTGFVLTGDGLPTVYVSGDNASVDLVREIASRFRVDIAVLFAGAARTRFFDGAPLTLTSENAVEAAKVLGAAKVVPLHFRGWQHFTEGSDVLRKAFEAAGLADRLVLLEPGRHAAVRAG encoded by the coding sequence ATGACTTTGGGGATCACGTTGTCCGGCGGCCCGACGGCGCTCTTGGAACTGGGCGGCGTCCGGCTGCTCACCGACCCGACCTTCGACGCGCCCGGCGACCACCCGGTCGGCGAGCGCGTGCTGGTCAAGACCGAGGATTCGGTGCTGTCCGAGGCCGCGGTCGGGGTGGTGGACGCCGTGCTGCTGTCGCACGACCAGCACCCCGACAACCTCGACGACCGCGGCCGCGCGTACCTCGCCACGGTGCCGTTGACGCTGATCACGCCGAGCGGGGCCGCGCGCCTCGGCGGCACGGCGCGGGGGCTGGCGCCGTGGGAGGAGACGCGGGTGGGGCCGCTGACCGTCACCGCCGTCCCGGCCCTGCACGGACCCGAAGGGGCTTCGCGGGTCACCGGGGACGTCACGGGCTTCGTGCTGACCGGCGATGGCCTCCCGACCGTGTACGTCAGCGGGGACAACGCGTCGGTCGATCTCGTGCGCGAGATCGCCTCGCGGTTCCGCGTCGACATCGCGGTGCTCTTCGCCGGCGCCGCCCGGACACGGTTCTTCGACGGTGCTCCCCTGACACTGACCAGCGAGAACGCCGTCGAAGCCGCGAAGGTGCTCGGTGCGGCGAAGGTGGTGCCGCTGCACTTCCGCGGCTGGCAGCACTTCACCGAGGGCTCGGACGTGCTCCGGAAGGCCTTCGAGGCAGCCGGGCTGGCCGACCGGCTGGTGCTCCTCGAACCCGGCCGGCACGCGGCGGTCCGAGCCGGGTGA
- a CDS encoding restriction endonuclease encodes MTTIWGVHNDQPQLDLVANGFVSIGWDDLGDLTDLKDDREDAKERVARKRPYLKPGAIPVTAGTLLSFRHRMRPGDLVIYPYKPDSTINIGRITGDYYFAKDAPTHANRRPVTWLRTSIPRTTFSQSARYEIGSAVTVFQVKQHKQEFLDFLDGATSATAPSVAEAEPEAAADEAADQPDPERIETYTRDFIIETLMTKLEGIDFEHFVAHLLGAMGYRTEVTSPSRDGGYDILASHDPLLLEPPIVKVQCKRTTSSIGRPEVQQLTGTLAAGGSELGLFVTLGSYSADAQHEERHRQNLRLINGRQLVKLIFEHYDKFSLEYKRLLPLRPVYIVDSTLS; translated from the coding sequence ATGACGACGATCTGGGGCGTCCACAACGACCAGCCCCAACTGGACCTGGTCGCGAACGGATTCGTGTCGATCGGCTGGGACGACCTCGGGGATCTCACCGATCTCAAGGACGATCGCGAGGACGCGAAAGAACGGGTCGCCCGGAAACGTCCGTACCTCAAGCCGGGCGCCATCCCGGTCACCGCCGGGACGCTGCTTTCCTTCCGGCACCGGATGCGGCCCGGGGATCTCGTGATCTACCCGTACAAGCCGGACAGCACGATCAACATCGGCCGCATCACGGGTGACTACTACTTCGCGAAGGACGCTCCCACGCACGCCAACCGGCGACCGGTGACCTGGCTGCGGACGAGCATCCCCCGCACGACGTTCTCCCAGAGCGCGCGCTACGAAATCGGCTCGGCCGTGACCGTGTTCCAGGTCAAGCAGCACAAGCAGGAGTTCCTCGACTTCCTCGACGGTGCGACTTCGGCCACGGCCCCGTCAGTGGCCGAAGCCGAACCCGAAGCCGCCGCGGACGAAGCCGCGGATCAGCCCGATCCCGAACGGATCGAGACCTACACCCGCGACTTCATCATCGAGACCCTGATGACCAAGCTCGAGGGGATCGACTTCGAGCACTTCGTCGCCCACCTCCTCGGGGCCATGGGGTACCGGACCGAGGTGACGAGCCCTTCACGGGACGGCGGCTACGACATCCTGGCCTCGCACGACCCGCTCCTGCTGGAGCCGCCGATCGTCAAGGTGCAGTGCAAGCGCACGACCTCGTCGATCGGCCGCCCCGAGGTTCAGCAGCTGACCGGGACACTCGCGGCCGGCGGGTCCGAGCTCGGCTTGTTCGTCACACTGGGCAGCTATTCCGCCGACGCGCAGCACGAAGAACGGCACCGCCAGAACCTCCGCCTGATCAACGGCCGCCAGCTGGTCAAGCTGATCTTCGAGCACTACGACAAGTTCAGCCTCGAGTACAAGCGCCTTCTCCCGCTGCGGCCCGTCTACATCGTGGACAGCACGCTGAGCTAG
- the alc gene encoding allantoicase, which produces MEAVVSDRPEWTELPDLASRRFGGTVMWATDELFAEKENLVNPWVPAHRAETFGPKGQVYDGWETRRHREPGDDQAVLRLGLAGTVTGVIVDTAFFKGNYPPHVSVEATSVPGYPSAAELASADWDVLVDRAPAAGHTENFYAINGSRRYTHVRLTQHPDGGVARLRVHGLPIPDPDLLDLDALDLAALENGAVVTGCSNKFYSSPNNLLSPGLAAHQAEGWETARRRDAGNDWVTLRLAGAGIVRFAELDTSNLKGNAPGWASVSGRDTYGEWVDLLPKTRLQPDTRHRFAVKDAPEVTEARLDIYPDGGLARLRLFGRLTEAGRTNLKARFSKTR; this is translated from the coding sequence ATGGAGGCTGTGGTGTCCGACCGTCCTGAGTGGACAGAACTGCCCGACCTCGCGTCCCGGCGCTTCGGCGGGACCGTGATGTGGGCGACCGACGAGCTGTTCGCCGAGAAGGAGAACCTGGTCAACCCGTGGGTCCCGGCCCACCGCGCGGAGACGTTCGGCCCCAAGGGCCAGGTCTACGACGGCTGGGAAACCCGCCGCCACCGCGAACCGGGCGACGACCAAGCCGTCCTCCGGCTCGGCCTGGCGGGCACGGTCACCGGCGTCATCGTGGACACGGCGTTCTTCAAGGGAAACTACCCGCCGCACGTCTCGGTGGAGGCGACCTCGGTCCCGGGCTACCCCTCGGCGGCGGAGCTGGCATCGGCCGACTGGGACGTCCTGGTCGACCGAGCCCCGGCGGCCGGCCACACGGAGAACTTCTACGCGATCAACGGTTCCCGCCGGTACACGCACGTACGCCTGACGCAGCACCCGGACGGCGGCGTCGCCCGCCTGCGCGTCCACGGCCTGCCGATCCCGGACCCGGACCTGCTCGACCTGGACGCGCTCGACCTGGCGGCCTTGGAGAACGGGGCGGTGGTCACGGGCTGCAGCAACAAGTTCTATTCGTCGCCGAACAACCTGCTGTCCCCGGGCCTGGCGGCCCACCAGGCGGAGGGCTGGGAGACGGCCCGCCGCCGCGACGCCGGCAACGACTGGGTGACGCTGCGCCTGGCGGGCGCGGGCATCGTCCGCTTCGCGGAACTGGACACGAGCAACCTGAAGGGCAACGCCCCGGGCTGGGCGTCGGTCAGCGGCCGCGACACGTACGGCGAGTGGGTGGACCTGCTCCCGAAGACGCGCCTGCAACCGGACACCCGCCACCGCTTCGCCGTGAAGGACGCCCCGGAGGTGACGGAGGCCCGCCTGGACATCTACCCGGACGGCGGCCTGGCCCGCCTGCGGCTCTTCGGCCGCCTCACGGAGGCGGGCCGCACGAACCTGAAGGCGCGGTTCTCGAAGACGCGCTAG
- the allB gene encoding allantoinase AllB, whose protein sequence is MDLVVRAPRAVTAEGEVPVTLGVDGGRIVAVEPGGASLSGDRVLDLGGDVVLLPGLVDTHVHVNDPGRAEWEGFETATRAAAAGGVTTIVDMPLNSLPPTVDVAALEVKRKSAAGRVHVDVGFWGGAIPGNVPDLRGLHDAGVFGFKCFLLHSGVDEFPPLDPAGLDEALRELSSFDALMIVHAEDAHEIGAAPEPHGGRYVDFLHSRPRQAENLAITHVIEAARRTSARAHILHLSSSDALPLIAAARRDGVALTAETCPHYLSFVAEEIRDGATQFKCCPPIREAANRERLWQGLADGVIDTIVSDHSPCTPELKRFDSGDFGEAWGGISSLQLGLPAIWTQARQRGFALTDVIRWMAERPAAQAGMRRKGHLAVGYDADFCVFAPDEAFVVDVAKLKHRNPVSAYDRRPLAGVVRSTWLRGTEITGDAPHGALLTRGNC, encoded by the coding sequence ATGGATCTTGTGGTGCGCGCCCCACGGGCCGTGACGGCCGAGGGCGAAGTTCCCGTGACGCTCGGCGTCGACGGCGGCCGGATCGTCGCGGTCGAACCCGGCGGCGCTTCGCTGTCCGGCGACCGCGTCCTCGACCTCGGCGGCGACGTCGTGCTGCTGCCGGGACTCGTCGACACGCACGTCCACGTCAACGACCCCGGCCGCGCCGAGTGGGAGGGCTTCGAAACGGCGACCCGCGCGGCCGCCGCGGGCGGGGTGACCACGATCGTGGACATGCCGCTGAACAGCCTGCCACCGACGGTGGACGTGGCGGCGCTGGAGGTGAAGCGCAAGTCGGCCGCCGGGCGCGTGCACGTCGACGTGGGCTTCTGGGGCGGTGCGATCCCGGGCAACGTTCCCGACCTGCGCGGGCTGCACGACGCCGGCGTGTTCGGGTTCAAGTGCTTCCTGCTGCACTCCGGCGTCGACGAGTTCCCGCCGCTCGACCCGGCCGGGCTCGATGAAGCGTTGCGGGAGCTGAGTTCCTTCGACGCGCTGATGATCGTCCACGCCGAGGACGCGCACGAGATCGGTGCGGCGCCGGAGCCGCACGGCGGTCGTTATGTCGACTTCCTGCACTCGCGGCCGCGGCAGGCGGAGAATCTCGCCATCACGCACGTGATCGAGGCGGCCCGCCGCACTTCCGCGCGGGCGCACATCCTGCACCTGTCCTCTTCGGACGCCCTGCCGCTGATCGCCGCGGCCCGCCGTGACGGCGTGGCGCTGACGGCGGAAACGTGCCCGCACTACCTGAGCTTCGTCGCCGAGGAGATCCGCGACGGCGCGACGCAGTTCAAGTGCTGCCCGCCGATCCGCGAGGCGGCCAACCGCGAGCGGCTCTGGCAGGGGCTCGCCGACGGCGTGATCGACACGATCGTCAGCGACCACTCGCCGTGCACGCCGGAGCTGAAACGCTTCGACAGCGGCGACTTCGGCGAGGCGTGGGGCGGGATTTCCAGCCTGCAGCTGGGCCTGCCGGCGATCTGGACGCAGGCGCGGCAACGCGGGTTCGCGCTCACCGACGTCATCCGCTGGATGGCCGAGCGCCCGGCCGCGCAGGCCGGGATGCGCCGCAAGGGCCACCTCGCGGTGGGCTACGACGCCGACTTCTGCGTGTTCGCGCCGGACGAGGCGTTCGTCGTCGACGTCGCGAAGTTGAAGCACCGCAACCCGGTGAGCGCCTACGACCGCCGTCCGCTGGCCGGCGTGGTGCGCTCGACGTGGCTGCGGGGCACCGAAATCACCGGCGACGCGCCGCATGGCGCGCTGCTGACCCGGGGGAACTGCTGA
- a CDS encoding helix-turn-helix domain-containing protein: MRLEAEFTSEPFHGEGSPPEHAVAARDAAAEAGLDTDFGPLGTLARGEAKELLEALPSIAKAALDGGATRVTLQLRRADDPGGAPVVELNDALARLIADVERELGAKLGELDRAGKQRAVRLLRERGAFGLRKSVSSVADALGVTRFTVYNYLNREAD, encoded by the coding sequence GTGCGGCTTGAAGCGGAGTTCACCAGCGAACCGTTCCACGGCGAAGGTTCGCCGCCCGAACACGCCGTCGCCGCTCGCGACGCCGCCGCGGAAGCGGGACTGGACACCGACTTCGGGCCGCTCGGCACCCTCGCCCGCGGCGAGGCGAAGGAGCTGCTCGAGGCCCTGCCGTCGATCGCGAAAGCGGCCTTGGACGGCGGCGCCACCCGCGTCACGCTGCAGCTGCGCCGGGCCGACGACCCCGGGGGCGCGCCGGTCGTCGAGCTGAACGACGCGCTGGCCCGGCTGATCGCCGACGTCGAGCGCGAACTGGGCGCCAAGCTCGGCGAACTCGACCGCGCGGGCAAGCAGCGCGCGGTCCGGCTGCTGCGTGAACGCGGGGCCTTCGGCCTGCGGAAATCGGTCTCGTCGGTGGCCGACGCGCTGGGCGTCACCCGGTTCACGGTCTACAACTACCTCAACCGGGAAGCGGACTGA
- a CDS encoding 2-oxo-4-hydroxy-4-carboxy-5-ureidoimidazoline decarboxylase: MLLTEFNTADVRPLLTECLAVPRWVDAVLAGRPYADVDALKAAAGLPLSSDEIRQAMAAHPRIGDKPADGFARSEQSGVDNPDAFAAANAEYEAKFGHVYLVCASGRSGDELLKILRERLDNDPATELAVAGRELLKIAELRLAKAVTA, from the coding sequence GTGCTGCTCACCGAGTTCAACACCGCCGACGTCCGCCCGCTGCTGACCGAGTGCCTCGCCGTGCCCCGGTGGGTCGACGCCGTGCTGGCCGGGCGCCCGTACGCCGACGTCGACGCGCTCAAAGCCGCCGCCGGCCTGCCGTTGAGCAGCGACGAGATCCGGCAGGCGATGGCCGCGCACCCGCGGATCGGGGACAAGCCGGCGGACGGCTTCGCGCGCTCCGAACAGTCCGGTGTGGACAATCCGGACGCGTTCGCCGCCGCGAACGCCGAGTACGAAGCCAAGTTCGGGCACGTCTACCTCGTCTGCGCCAGCGGCCGCAGCGGCGACGAGCTGCTGAAGATCCTGCGCGAGCGCCTGGACAACGACCCCGCGACCGAACTGGCCGTCGCCGGGCGCGAACTCCTCAAGATCGCCGAACTCCGACTCGCGAAAGCGGTGACCGCGTGA
- the uraH gene encoding hydroxyisourate hydrolase, which yields MSLVTTHVLDTAKGCPAQGIAVRFETADGKPIAEGRTDDDGRVRDLGPETLEPGVYRLVFDTGAYLGPDAFFPEVALTFRILDGTAHHHVPLLLSPFAHSTYRGS from the coding sequence GTGAGTCTCGTGACCACCCACGTCCTGGACACGGCGAAGGGGTGCCCCGCCCAGGGGATCGCCGTCCGCTTCGAGACCGCCGACGGGAAACCGATTGCTGAGGGCCGCACCGACGACGACGGCCGCGTCCGCGACCTCGGCCCGGAAACCCTCGAGCCCGGCGTCTACCGCCTGGTCTTCGACACCGGCGCCTACCTGGGCCCGGACGCGTTCTTCCCGGAGGTCGCGCTGACCTTCCGGATCCTCGACGGCACCGCGCACCACCACGTGCCGCTCCTGCTCAGCCCGTTCGCCCATTCGACCTACCGAGGGAGCTGA
- the pucL gene encoding factor-independent urate hydroxylase yields the protein MAITLGPNQYGKAEVRLVTVRRDGPVHHLKDLTVSTSLRGELAATHLTGDNAGVLATDTQKNTVYAFAKEAPVGEIEDFGLRLARHFVGTQQNITGARVKIDEHGWDRIAVGDEPHDHAFSRSGDERRTTAVTVQGDRAWVVSGIDGLTLLKSTGSEFHGFPREEYTTLAETDDRILATAVTAKWRYQGLDVDWAESHREIRRVLLATFATKHSLSLQQTLYAMGQAVLETREEVAEVRLSLPNKHHFLVDLSPFGLKNDNEVFYAADRPYGLIEGTILRDDAEDPGPAWDLH from the coding sequence GTGGCCATCACCCTGGGCCCCAACCAGTACGGCAAGGCGGAGGTCCGCCTGGTCACGGTGCGCCGCGACGGCCCCGTGCACCACCTGAAGGACCTCACCGTGTCGACGTCGCTGCGCGGTGAGCTGGCCGCGACGCACCTGACCGGCGACAACGCCGGCGTGCTCGCGACCGACACGCAGAAGAACACCGTGTACGCCTTCGCGAAGGAGGCGCCGGTCGGCGAGATCGAGGACTTCGGCCTGCGCCTGGCCCGCCACTTCGTCGGCACGCAGCAGAACATCACCGGCGCGCGCGTGAAGATCGACGAGCACGGCTGGGACCGGATCGCGGTCGGCGACGAGCCGCACGACCACGCGTTCAGCCGCTCGGGTGACGAGCGGCGCACGACGGCCGTGACGGTCCAGGGCGACCGCGCGTGGGTGGTGTCCGGCATCGACGGCCTGACGCTGCTCAAGTCCACCGGTTCGGAGTTCCACGGCTTCCCGCGCGAGGAGTACACGACGCTCGCCGAGACCGACGACCGCATCCTCGCCACCGCCGTCACGGCGAAGTGGCGCTACCAGGGCTTGGACGTCGACTGGGCGGAGAGCCACCGCGAGATCCGGCGCGTGCTGCTGGCGACGTTCGCGACGAAGCACAGCCTTTCCCTGCAGCAGACGCTGTACGCGATGGGGCAAGCGGTGCTGGAGACCCGCGAAGAGGTCGCCGAGGTCCGGCTGTCGCTGCCGAACAAGCACCACTTCCTGGTCGACCTGAGCCCGTTCGGGCTGAAGAACGACAACGAGGTGTTCTACGCCGCGGACCGGCCGTACGGCCTGATCGAGGGCACAATCCTGCGTGACGACGCCGAGGACCCGGGCCCGGCCTGGGACCTCCACTGA
- a CDS encoding TetR/AcrR family transcriptional regulator — translation MAAGAELFRRNGYTGTGLKQIVSEANAPFGSLYHFFPGGKEQLGQEVIRTSGLAYIQLFDLFIVPAPDLISGIEAFFAAGIATLEATDYVEGCPIATVALEVASTNEPLRQATADVFTAWIDAGTEKFAKFGIGTEAARTLTITAVNNLEGAFVLCRSLRDTEAMAVAGAATVDVARRLLNENTQL, via the coding sequence ATGGCCGCCGGAGCGGAACTGTTCCGGCGCAACGGCTACACCGGCACCGGGCTCAAGCAGATCGTCTCGGAAGCGAACGCGCCCTTCGGGTCGCTCTACCACTTCTTCCCCGGCGGCAAGGAGCAGCTCGGTCAGGAGGTCATCCGCACCTCCGGGCTCGCCTACATCCAGCTCTTCGACCTCTTCATCGTGCCCGCGCCCGACCTGATCAGCGGGATCGAAGCCTTCTTCGCCGCCGGGATCGCGACGCTCGAAGCCACCGACTACGTCGAGGGCTGCCCGATCGCGACCGTCGCGCTGGAAGTCGCGAGCACCAACGAGCCGCTACGCCAGGCCACCGCCGACGTCTTCACGGCGTGGATCGACGCCGGGACCGAGAAGTTCGCGAAGTTCGGCATCGGCACCGAAGCCGCCCGGACGTTGACGATCACCGCCGTCAACAACCTCGAAGGCGCGTTCGTGCTCTGCCGCTCGCTGCGCGACACCGAAGCGATGGCCGTGGCGGGCGCGGCGACCGTCGACGTCGCTCGCCGGCTCCTCAACGAGAACACACAACTTTAG
- a CDS encoding ricin-type beta-trefoil lectin domain protein has translation MRRVLAVLATAVAALGIVSPPADALENGLARTPPMGWNTWNTFECNINETLVKQTTDLMVSSGMRDRGYTYVNLDDCWMTRTRDSAGKLVADPAKFPGGLKALGDYIHARGMKFGIYESAGSETCQHYPGSLGHEQTDANSYASWGVDYLKYDNCGSPAGENQQDYVRRYAAMRDALKATGRPIAYSICEWGNFSPSTWAPDVGNLWRTTGDITNNWGSIDSIYRQNVGLAAAAKPGAWNDPDMLEVGDGMDFQEDRAHFTLWAAMAAPLIAGADLRSASVATFSTYLNGDVIAVDQDTLGKQARRISSSGGLDVLAKPLSDGDVAVVLFNENGDTRTVSTTAAAAGLPAASSYRLTNLWSKELTTSTGTISAAVPSHSTVIYRVKAGASGSSTGTAQPLQGASSSRCVDINGNVTTPGTKVDIWDCDGGANQSWTFTGAGELKAGGLCLDADGGTSAAGTKLIVWTCHGGANQKFKLAADGSITQAGLCVDVTGGDKPAGNVNGVQLELWGCNDDANQNWSLKR, from the coding sequence ATGCGCCGTGTCCTCGCTGTCCTCGCCACCGCCGTAGCCGCCCTCGGAATCGTGTCCCCACCCGCCGACGCCCTCGAAAACGGCCTCGCGCGGACGCCGCCGATGGGCTGGAACACCTGGAACACCTTCGAGTGCAACATCAACGAGACGCTGGTCAAGCAGACCACCGACCTGATGGTCAGCTCCGGGATGCGCGACCGCGGCTACACCTACGTCAACCTCGACGACTGCTGGATGACCCGCACCCGCGACAGCGCGGGCAAGCTCGTCGCCGACCCCGCGAAGTTCCCCGGCGGCCTGAAGGCGCTCGGCGACTACATCCACGCGCGCGGGATGAAGTTCGGCATCTACGAGAGCGCCGGCTCCGAGACCTGCCAGCACTACCCCGGCAGCCTCGGGCACGAGCAGACCGACGCGAACAGCTACGCGAGCTGGGGCGTCGACTACCTCAAGTACGACAACTGCGGCAGCCCGGCCGGGGAGAACCAGCAGGACTACGTCCGCCGCTACGCCGCGATGCGCGACGCGCTGAAGGCCACCGGCCGCCCGATCGCCTACAGCATCTGCGAATGGGGCAACTTCAGCCCGTCGACCTGGGCGCCGGACGTCGGCAACCTGTGGCGCACCACCGGCGACATCACGAACAACTGGGGCAGCATCGACTCGATCTACCGCCAGAACGTCGGTCTCGCGGCCGCGGCGAAGCCCGGTGCCTGGAACGACCCGGACATGCTCGAAGTCGGCGACGGCATGGACTTCCAGGAGGACCGCGCCCACTTCACGCTCTGGGCCGCGATGGCCGCGCCGCTGATCGCGGGCGCCGACCTCCGCTCCGCCAGCGTCGCCACGTTCTCGACGTACCTGAACGGCGACGTCATCGCCGTCGACCAGGACACCCTGGGCAAGCAGGCCCGGCGGATCTCGTCGTCCGGCGGCCTGGACGTCCTCGCGAAACCGCTGTCCGACGGGGACGTGGCCGTGGTGCTGTTCAACGAAAACGGCGACACCCGCACGGTCTCGACGACGGCCGCCGCGGCCGGGCTGCCCGCCGCGTCGAGCTACCGGCTGACCAACCTGTGGTCGAAGGAGCTGACCACGAGCACCGGGACGATCAGCGCCGCGGTTCCTTCGCACAGCACGGTGATCTACCGCGTGAAGGCCGGCGCGTCCGGCTCGAGCACCGGCACCGCGCAGCCCCTGCAGGGCGCGTCGTCCTCGCGGTGCGTCGACATCAACGGCAACGTCACCACGCCCGGCACCAAGGTCGACATCTGGGACTGCGACGGCGGCGCGAACCAGTCCTGGACGTTCACCGGTGCCGGTGAGCTGAAGGCCGGCGGCCTGTGCCTGGACGCCGACGGCGGCACCAGCGCCGCCGGGACCAAGCTCATCGTCTGGACCTGCCACGGCGGCGCGAACCAGAAGTTCAAGCTCGCCGCGGACGGCTCGATCACCCAGGCCGGGCTCTGCGTCGACGTCACCGGCGGGGACAAGCCCGCCGGCAACGTCAACGGCGTCCAGCTCGAACTCTGGGGCTGCAACGACGACGCCAACCAGAACTGGTCGCTCAAGCGCTGA